From the genome of Rathayibacter sp. VKM Ac-2804:
ATCACCCTCGACGGCGAGGTCCTCGCCGAGGAGACCGCCACCGGCGCCTTCGCCTCCGCCGTCTGCGTCGCGACCCCGCAGTAGGGGCCCGCTGCGCATTTGTCATCGGTCCTCAAGTCGGCGGCTGCCTCGACACTTTCGAGGACGACGGGTTCCCCATCGACGCGACGGCGGGATTCGAACCCGCGTCAGCGGTGTTGCAGACCGCTCCCTGGCCTCTCGGGCACGCCGCGATGACGGCGGGAGACGGTGCTCGAGCACCGGATCCCGCGTCCATCCAGGGTGCTGCCCGGGCGCTCGCGAGCGAAGTCCACTACCCCCGATGACGGGGTGTTCCGCCGTGTGACGTGGTGGGCTGCACGATCGCGAGTGGACGAGGGCCTAGCCTCCGAGCGTGAACGAACAGTCCGAAGCGGCGATCAAGAACAGGACGTCGAGCACTCGCAGGCGCCGCACCCTCGTGATCGGCGGTGTGCTCGCCGTGCTGGTCGCGATCCCGGCCGGGCTCGTGGCGCTCGCGCTCAGCGACTGGGGCGACCCGACGGCCGGGACGATGCCTCCGGAGGGCGACGGCCGGGTGCTGGTCGCGCGGCTGCTGCCCGTGCTCGACGACGACGCGGCGATCGCCGAGCTCGTCCCCGCGGACACGGCCGAGCAGCGGGCGACGATCACACGGTTCTGCTCCGAGCTGGTCGGGACGGATCCGGTGGTGACGATCTACGACGCGATCGTGCCGACGCCCTTCAGCGTCTCCCTGCACACGGTGCCGGAGCCGGGAGTCGTCCCGCACCAGTGCGCGCTCGGGTTCAGCTGGGTGAAGGACGAGGGCTGGCACGTCGGCGCGGAGGAGAGCCGCCTGGGCTGACCCCGCGCCGACGCGGACGGCTACTTGCGGAACATCCGGGCGGTCGTCTCGAAGAGGCCCTTCACCGGGCGCTGCTGCTCGCCCTGCTGGGCACCGAGAATGATGATGACGGCGGTCAGCACGGGGATCGCCCACTGGGTGACCTTCTGGACGCGGAGCGCGGTGGTCAGCTCGTCGGAGTTGCTCGACGACGCCTCGGTGACGCCCTTGGCGCCCTCCTCGGCGTGCTTGGCCTGGGTCGCGCCGGCGATCGCGGCGGTGACGGAGGCGGCACCGGCGAGACCGGTGACGATCGTCTTCACGACGGTGTTGGTGCGGCTCTCCTGCTGGTTGGCGAGGCGGGTCTTGTTGGCGAGGATCAGGCCGATGCCGCCGACGCCGTGCGCCGCGATCGCCGCGAGCTGCACGGGGGTCCAGCGGGCCCAGCCGTTCGACGCGAGGCGGAGGCGCTCCGAGGGGTCGGAGGAGGTGGACGCGGCGCCGTTCAGGCCGACGGCGCCCATCAGGGAACCGCCGAACCAGGCGGCGGCGCCGAGGTCGTGGAGGCTGCGGACGAGCGTGTTGCGTGAGGGCATGGAGGCCTCTTCCTGTGCGTGGGTGGTCTCGGACGGCTGACTCCCGACGCTACGCGCGTGGCCGTGGATGGCACGGGGCTTGACCTCTCGCCCGCGGGGCGCTCGAGTGGATCCGGAGCGCTCGAGTGGAGCGGTACCGACCCGAGGAGCGAGCGCGATGAGCGACGAGACGACCGATGACGAGAAGCGCGGGATCCGCGACGACTTCCACGACGCCGTGAACATGACGGTGAAGGAGATCGAGGCGTGGCTCGAGAAGGACGAGTCGAAGGACGTCGGCCAGAAGCCGGCGAGCGGCGGCGAGTCGGTCGGCCACCACAGCGGCCGCCGGATCATCGACATCCTCGGCACGAAGCAGGCCGACCTGAGCGACGACGACTATGCGCACATGAAGAAGGTCACCGGCTACGTCGCCCGGCACTCGAAGCAGCGGCCCTCCGGTGACGTGACCGAGACGAAGTGGCGGTACTCGCTGATGAACTGGGGGAACGACCCGCTGAAGGGGTGACCGCGGCACTCACTGCCGAGGCGTCCCCGAACCGTCGATGCGTCCAGGTGCAGCGGGACGCCTCGGCGGGAGCGGGACGCCTCGGCGGCCGACGTGCCTGCGGTGGGTGGATCTCGATACGCACGCTGCCCGCGCTACTCGATCAGCATGGAGCAGGCGCCCGCCGAGCATGCTGGTCGAGTAGCCGCCGCAGTCGGCGTATC
Proteins encoded in this window:
- a CDS encoding DUF3140 domain-containing protein, translating into MSDETTDDEKRGIRDDFHDAVNMTVKEIEAWLEKDESKDVGQKPASGGESVGHHSGRRIIDILGTKQADLSDDDYAHMKKVTGYVARHSKQRPSGDVTETKWRYSLMNWGNDPLKG